Proteins found in one Halarsenatibacter silvermanii genomic segment:
- a CDS encoding SpoIVB peptidase S55 domain-containing protein: protein MTEKKLSYRITFVLLITGLLIMLTGFIAADTAQADEIIPEEEIMSLNDIEPGMEGTGLTVFSGVEVDEFDFEVIDVLPDYQQGQDLILVYLSGEKIEEAGGVASGMSGSPLYVDDRIIGAISYGWAESDSRYALATPVEPMLELLADEEADPGSGMEELPEMKTPLITAGLSGRSQERLEADLEDFFMTDFEVVPGSDEPRMEPEEYPELEPGSAISVKLARGDVTIASIGTMTYRQDDEILAMGHPFTHRGNVDFFLGQAHISSIIPGDMPFKLGSPLPQPIGRIDQDRLAGISGGIDHYPDIVPLNIEVEDEDREVKNSIDVQIIDDEDLLISLPGLISLETLDSTLDRIGRGTAETTVRVMANELQEVVLRRDNMYYSQHDIAARSLEDLQVIMDIISNNPFQDAGLFDIEYSVTVREEDQVALLQEAEIKEDEAEIKPGDELDISVKLRPYRQEKKELEYTIELPDDINPGPASLSISGGPTRDYRPVDTDEFADEDLSASVEGFTDLEPMLLEFVELPQYNDLVMEVYPGYPGIPHWEEEEDVEEEPEPEERPAPDEEEEPEEEPEQEEITPEEVDEEERIREVESTDYVLEGELYIDFTISDDNSREVEDDELPEEDDDNGESR, encoded by the coding sequence TTGACCGAAAAAAAATTGAGTTATCGCATAACCTTTGTTCTGTTGATTACAGGATTATTGATAATGCTGACCGGTTTTATCGCAGCAGATACCGCTCAGGCCGATGAAATTATTCCGGAAGAGGAAATTATGTCTCTGAATGATATCGAGCCGGGTATGGAGGGAACTGGTCTTACCGTTTTTTCCGGTGTGGAAGTTGATGAGTTTGATTTTGAGGTGATCGATGTTCTGCCGGATTATCAGCAGGGACAGGATCTTATCCTGGTCTACCTTTCCGGCGAAAAGATAGAGGAAGCCGGCGGTGTCGCCTCCGGCATGAGCGGCAGTCCTCTTTATGTAGATGATAGAATTATAGGAGCTATATCCTACGGCTGGGCTGAGTCTGATAGCCGCTATGCTCTGGCCACTCCCGTCGAGCCGATGCTGGAGCTTCTGGCCGATGAGGAAGCAGATCCGGGAAGCGGAATGGAAGAGCTGCCCGAGATGAAAACCCCGCTTATCACCGCGGGTTTATCCGGCCGCAGCCAGGAAAGGCTGGAGGCCGATCTGGAAGATTTTTTTATGACCGATTTCGAAGTTGTACCTGGATCTGATGAACCGCGCATGGAACCCGAGGAGTATCCCGAGCTGGAGCCAGGCAGCGCCATCTCGGTCAAACTGGCCCGCGGAGACGTGACTATCGCCAGCATCGGCACCATGACATATCGCCAGGATGATGAAATTCTGGCCATGGGACATCCCTTCACCCACCGGGGTAATGTGGATTTCTTTCTGGGACAGGCCCATATAAGTTCGATTATACCGGGCGATATGCCTTTCAAGCTAGGTTCTCCACTCCCCCAGCCGATAGGGAGAATCGATCAGGATAGACTGGCTGGAATCAGCGGCGGCATCGACCATTATCCCGATATTGTCCCTCTCAATATAGAGGTCGAAGATGAGGATAGAGAAGTTAAAAACAGTATAGATGTGCAGATTATAGATGATGAAGATCTGCTTATAAGCCTGCCGGGATTGATTTCGCTGGAAACTCTCGATAGCACACTGGACCGCATCGGTCGAGGAACAGCTGAAACTACCGTGCGGGTTATGGCCAACGAACTGCAGGAAGTGGTACTGCGTCGGGACAACATGTACTACAGTCAGCATGACATAGCCGCCCGCAGCCTGGAAGATCTGCAGGTCATTATGGATATAATCAGCAACAATCCTTTCCAGGATGCCGGTCTATTTGACATCGAGTACTCTGTGACCGTAAGAGAAGAGGACCAGGTAGCACTGCTGCAGGAGGCCGAGATAAAAGAGGATGAAGCTGAGATAAAACCCGGTGATGAACTGGACATCAGCGTTAAGCTGCGCCCCTATCGTCAGGAAAAGAAAGAGCTGGAATATACCATAGAACTACCCGATGATATCAATCCCGGTCCTGCCAGTTTATCTATTAGCGGCGGTCCCACCCGCGATTACAGACCGGTCGATACCGATGAATTTGCCGATGAAGATCTTTCGGCTTCTGTTGAGGGGTTTACAGATCTGGAGCCTATGCTTTTAGAATTTGTCGAACTTCCTCAGTACAATGACCTGGTTATGGAGGTTTATCCCGGTTATCCCGGTATTCCTCACTGGGAGGAAGAAGAAGATGTTGAAGAAGAACCGGAGCCGGAAGAAAGACCTGCTCCCGATGAAGAAGAGGAGCCGGAAGAGGAACCCGAACAGGAGGAGATAACTCCGGAAGAGGTGGACGAGGAAGAGCGGATCAGAGAGGTTGAATCCACCGATTATGTATTAGAAGGAGAGCTGTATATAGACTTTACAATTTCCGATGATAATTCCCGGGAGGTTGAGGACGACGAGCTGCCCGAGGAGGACGATGACAACGGTGAAAGCAGATAA